A genomic segment from Janibacter sp. DB-40 encodes:
- a CDS encoding CoA transferase, with translation MDAPLAGVRVVSIAINLPGPAAVARLARQGASVTTVLPPSGDPMEQYARPYFDELHLGQDVVRIDLKDPAGRAEVDELLAGADIFLTSSRPSALRRLGLDFEAVHERHPQVCQVDIVGYPGEAAETPGHDLTYQAGTGMVRDGRMPATLVVDLAGAERAAAEGAAALVQRTRTGEGVRREVALSDLAHTMSRPVAHGLTSPGGMLAGDLPVYAVYAAAEGHVALAALEPHFTRSLLAALDLPAEELTTQRLAEVFAGRTASEWEQWATTHDLPLVAVAD, from the coding sequence GTGGACGCCCCCCTCGCCGGTGTGCGGGTCGTCTCGATCGCCATCAACCTGCCCGGGCCGGCCGCCGTCGCGCGGCTGGCCCGGCAGGGCGCGAGCGTGACGACCGTCCTGCCGCCCTCGGGCGACCCGATGGAGCAGTACGCGAGGCCCTACTTCGACGAGCTGCACCTCGGGCAGGACGTCGTGCGGATCGACCTGAAGGACCCCGCCGGCCGCGCCGAGGTCGACGAGCTGCTCGCGGGGGCGGACATCTTCCTCACGTCCTCGCGCCCCTCGGCGCTGCGGCGCCTCGGGCTCGACTTCGAGGCGGTGCACGAGCGGCACCCGCAGGTCTGCCAGGTCGACATCGTCGGCTATCCGGGGGAGGCGGCGGAGACTCCCGGGCACGACCTGACCTACCAGGCCGGAACGGGCATGGTGCGGGACGGACGGATGCCGGCCACACTCGTCGTGGACCTCGCGGGCGCCGAGCGGGCCGCTGCAGAGGGTGCTGCGGCACTCGTCCAGCGGACCCGGACCGGGGAGGGCGTGCGCCGTGAGGTCGCCCTGTCCGATCTGGCGCACACGATGTCCCGCCCGGTCGCCCACGGCCTCACCTCCCCCGGGGGCATGCTCGCCGGGGACCTGCCGGTCTACGCCGTCTACGCGGCGGCCGAGGGCCACGTCGCGCTCGCGGCGCTCGAGCCGCACTTCACGCGGTCACTGCTCGCGGCGCTCGACCTGCCGGCCGAGGAGCTGACCACCCAGCGCCTCGCCGAGGTCTTCGCGGGCCGGACGGCGAGCGAGTGGGAGCAGTGGGCGACCACCCACGACCTGCCGCTCGTCGCCGTGGCCGACTGA
- a CDS encoding acyl-CoA dehydrogenase family protein yields the protein MPDILQPQPYVSSWMKDEVADVVTLARTFFEREVTPHLERFAEQHQVDKETWLAAGSAGLLCISVPEEYGGGGGSFAHEAAVLWEQGRAGDDALGYSVHSSIVAHYLLAYGSEEQKQRWLPRMATGELVGAIAMTEPGTGSDLQNIRTTARRDGDHYVVNGSKTFITNSSHAGLVVIVARTGGEGAQGLSLVVAEVHGLEGFERGRVLHKIGQHGQDTRELAFTDMRVPVANLLGEEEGQGFYQLMTQLPQERLAIAVGAVASAEKAVDLAVAYTKEREAFGKPIATFQNTRFTLAEVSTDVLAARTFLDHCVGLHVDGRLDAATASRAKYWTTDVQCDVIDRCLQLFGGYGYILEYPIARLYAGARVQKIYGGTNEIMKELISRTL from the coding sequence ATGCCCGACATCCTCCAGCCCCAGCCCTACGTCTCGTCGTGGATGAAGGACGAGGTGGCCGACGTCGTCACGCTCGCCCGGACCTTCTTCGAGCGGGAGGTCACGCCGCACCTCGAGCGCTTCGCCGAGCAGCACCAGGTGGACAAGGAGACCTGGCTGGCCGCCGGTTCCGCGGGGCTGCTGTGCATCTCGGTCCCCGAGGAGTACGGCGGTGGCGGCGGGTCCTTCGCCCACGAGGCCGCCGTCCTGTGGGAGCAGGGCAGGGCCGGCGACGACGCCCTCGGCTACTCCGTGCACTCCTCGATCGTCGCCCACTACCTCCTCGCCTACGGGTCCGAGGAGCAGAAGCAGCGGTGGCTGCCGAGGATGGCCACCGGCGAGCTCGTCGGCGCCATCGCGATGACCGAGCCGGGCACGGGGTCGGACCTGCAGAACATCCGCACCACCGCCCGGCGCGACGGCGACCACTACGTCGTCAACGGGTCGAAGACCTTCATCACCAACTCCTCGCACGCCGGTCTCGTCGTGATCGTCGCCCGCACCGGGGGCGAGGGCGCCCAGGGCCTGTCGCTGGTCGTGGCCGAGGTCCACGGGCTCGAGGGCTTCGAGCGCGGGCGGGTGCTGCACAAGATCGGCCAGCACGGGCAGGACACCCGCGAGCTCGCCTTCACCGACATGCGGGTCCCGGTGGCCAACCTGCTCGGCGAGGAGGAGGGCCAGGGCTTCTACCAGCTGATGACCCAGCTGCCGCAGGAGCGCCTGGCCATCGCGGTGGGGGCGGTCGCCTCCGCGGAGAAGGCCGTCGACCTCGCCGTGGCGTACACCAAGGAGCGCGAGGCCTTCGGCAAGCCGATCGCCACCTTCCAGAACACCCGCTTCACCCTCGCCGAGGTCTCGACGGACGTGCTCGCGGCGCGCACCTTCCTCGACCACTGCGTCGGTCTGCACGTCGACGGCCGGCTCGACGCGGCGACCGCCTCCCGGGCGAAGTACTGGACGACGGACGTGCAGTGCGACGTCATCGACCGGTGCCTGCAGCTCTTCGGCGGATACGGCTACATCCTCGAGTACCCCATCGCGCGCCTCTACGCCGGCGCCCGGGTGCAGAAGATCTACGGCGGGACGAACGAGATCATGAAGGAGCTGATCTCGCGCACGCTGTGA